DNA sequence from the Alkaliphilus metalliredigens QYMF genome:
TGAAGGGGGGGGGTGGAACATACTCTAATAAATCAAAGGGTGAAAACATAGAAAACCTGCTCAAAATACTTAAAAATATTAAATCAAAGGAATGTGAATGGCAGGGTGATACAATGACACTACCTACAGGTGAAACATTTCAATTTAAGTATATTAACTCAGTAAATTTACGCAAGGGTAATATGATTGATATGCAAATTTAATCATAGGCTACAATAAACAAGGAGTATGTCAAAATAGATATACTCCTTTTCTTATTTGAGAAGGCAAAGCCCGACTAAGAAAAAAACAAGAGATCAGCTTTTCTCTTTTTTAATTTTTAAAAATCTATCATATTCAGCCATTTGCTTATATAACAAATGAATCATTGGAGTGATAACAACTAATATTAATATACCAAATAGATATAACTCTGGCATTATAAATATTCTAACCCCTCTAAAAAAAAGGTTGCCACTTACATAAACTAATAAAGTTATAAAACCTGACTTCGGAACATCATTCATAATAAAAAGTGCTGAAGCCATCTGTTTACAGAGGTTTCAGTACTTTTTATTTTTGTTTTGCACTCACTACATCTTTTTAATTATATTGGAGATTTCATTACTCAGTAGAACATTCTTTTCAATTTTAAATATGTCTTGGTTTATTTTGCTCTTAAATAATTTGTCTGAGATCATATATAATTTGTCTACTTTGTAATCAATCTCATCTATAACAAACCCTTCTAGACCATTGATTATTTCATGGGTAGATATTTCAACGTTTTTCTCTTCTAATTTATACTCTAATACTCTCTGGATGACTAAGGCCAAATAACAAATTAAAAAATGTGACCGGATTCTTCGTTCTTTAAAGTGATACACAGGTCTTGCTTTTAAATTTGTTTTTAATATTCTGAAGGACTCTTCAATTTTATACAGGGATTTATAAGCCACCATTATATCTGCTGGATTCATCTCTACTTTATTGGTAACGATGTAAAAATATCCGAAATTCTCTTGTTCTTGTTTAATTTTTTCTTCATCGATCTCAATGTTTATTTTCTCTTTAGGATTATCAACAGCTTTGTAATACTTGCTTTTAGATTTAGTTGTTGAATTAATTGTAAAATCTTTTATATTTTTTTTCGCTCTTTCAAGCATTTTATCTTGTTTAAACATCTCCCGTTCTTTGTAGACATCTGAATATTTTTTTATGATTAATTCATCATAGGTTTCATCATTGTGACTCACTTTTCTTTTACTGGTGATATAGCCGCTTTTATATTTAGCCTCGGCTTTAGAAGTGATGTTCCAAGATGAATTGAATTTCTTCTCTTTTAGATCTTTAGGCACTGCACTGCCCTTAGAACCTACAATGTAGTTAAGCCCTTTGCCACGGATCATTTCTAAGTTAGCCCTTGAATTTAAGCCTCTGTCAGCAACGATAATAATTTCTTTTATGGTGTAATTATTTAATATATCGTCAATGACCTCTTTCATGGTATGTAATTCATGTTTGTTGCCTTTGAAAAGCCTATAGGAAATAGGGATGCCATTTGTGTCTATTAATAAACCCATAACCACTTGTGTTTCATTTCTTTTATTATCCTTACTCATGCCTCTTTCTCTAAAACCGTCTTCATCAAAAGACTCAAAGTAATAGGTTGTGCAGTCATAAAAGGCTAAAGATATATTTCTTTCTGGAACAATCTTTTCCATATGTTTATTGAGATGTTTGAAAAGTTTGTTTTCATTCATTTCAAAATTACTATCATAAGACGTTATTAGTTCTTCTAATTCGTGAGAGGTATTGTTTATGTTAGTTTCTAATATTTTTTTAGCCTCTGAATCAACGGTATCTAAGAGAATCTCCATATCGTTTATGACTTGAATGCCATCTTGTAACGCTTTAGATTTATGTTTATTAAATCCAGAAAAAACATCCAAAGAGGAATAAATATTATCGTTATTTACAAAATTAAAATCATACAGGAAATCATCCTTTCTAGTAGCTACTTCAAGCTTACTAGAAGGATTGAATAATCTACCAAGTACTTGATAGAACATCATATCGCTAAAAGAATAATCAAGTTTAGAGTCTTTGACCATCTTAGAAAAGAAACTTTGTAATTCCAATTGGTTAAAGATTTCTAAGTATGGTAGATAGCCAATATTTTTATGCTTAAGAGAAAGCTTATCTTTTGACATGGATACAATAAAATCTTCAAAGTTTTCAAATCCTCGAGAAGCTTCATCTAGTCTAATCATTTCTTTTAGCTCAGCTTCAGCTTGCACAAGAGCTTTCTTACCTGATTTAGAATCCAAATCATGAGTACCAAAACCTTTAATCTGAATTTTTTTTGATTTCTTAGTTTCAGGATCTCTAATCCCCTTAGCAATTGATATGAAATACTTACCATTTGGTCTTTTAGATTTACTAATATACATGCACAATCCCTCCATAAAATCCCTCTAACTACATTATACATCATATTATTCACCACGACAAGTCGTGGGCGTAAATAAACAAAAAAATAATGAGAAATGTTCAAATTTAAACATTTACTCATCATTTGTTCTGAATTTATGTTCTGAAGTCAGGAAACAAGAGATCAGCTTTTCTCTTTTTTAATTTTTAAAAATCTATCATATTCAGCCATTTGCTTATATAACAAATGAATCATTGGAGTGATAACAACTAATATTAATATACCAAATAGATATAACTCTGGCATTATAAATATTCTAACCCCTCTAAAAAAAAGGTTGCCACTTACATAAACTAATAAAGTTATAAAATAAACTGAAAGATACTTGATGTACTTGGGTATATGCTTTCTTATCAATACTTTTATATAAAGCAATTCAATTATAATTGATGTGATGACGGCAATACATATTGAAAAAATATACGATGAAGGCTCTTGAAAAAATGTATTTCCAGATATCCAATCAATAAAAAAAGCAATTAGCACACCAGTCAATAATGATAGTAGAATATAAATAGGACAAGTTAAATTGAGTTTTCTTTCATGTTTGATGTATAATAAATAAACAAACAAAGGAGACGAAATTTATGGGAAAGCAAAACAAACATTATGATGCTGAATTCAAACAGGATGCAGTTAATTACTATTACTCATCGGGTAAAACAGGAGACCAAGTTGCAAAAGAATTAAAAATATGAAAATCTACTTTGAGCAAGTGGATCCGGGATGCAAAAAATAATGAGGGTATTGTTCAACATCGAGGATCTGGAAATTACAGCTCTGACATAGAGAAAGAAAATGCACGTTTGAAAAAAGAATTGCGAGATTCACAAAACGCATTGAATATTTTAAAAAAGGCTATAAGCATACTGAACGATTAGCTGAAAATATCTATAAGAGTGTAGATGAAGCTACTAAGAAACGCAAAATTTCAGTTAGCAGTGTGCTTAAAATTATCGGCGTTTCGACAACTGGTTATTACAGCTTTAAAAAGCGAAAGCCTTCAAAACAGAGTATTCGCAAGCAAGAAGTAAAGAAAGAAATTGTTGAGATATATAACGAATCAAAGCAAATTTATGGAGCACCCAAAATCACAGAAACATTGCTCTCAAGAGGGCACACCATTGCTGAGAAGACTGTAGGCAACTATATGCGAGAAGAAGGCATAAAAGCTATATGGGTAACTCGTTATGTTAGAACAACAATTGCTCCTGATTTTGATACTAAACTTAAAAATATACTTAATAGAGAGTTTAACCCCACTTCTCCAAACACGATTTGGGTAACTGATTATCCCGATGTCGGGATAAGATTGATATTACTTACATTGAAACCCCTACAGGCTTTGTTTATATGACCGCTATAATAGATTGGAGTACTAGATTTATAGTCGGGTACACAATCAGTAATACTTTACAAGCAGATGTTGTAGTAAGAACCGTTAAACAAGCAATAAAGACCTAGTGAAATGTATTATTCAACAGAAAAAATCGCTGCATAGCGTTAAAACAAGAAGGAAGGTTTATCTTAGAAAATTCGATTTCGTGTCTTGACAAGCGTGCACATTATACTTTTTGGTGTACCTATCATCGGAAATTGGATATGGATTTTTCATTTTACTTTAACTTATTCAAGATTTCATTTAATTATACATTTTAAAGGATATTAAATGCTTATGAAGAATAATATAATTCAAACTACTTTAGGGAATGAATTACCATAGGAGTAGGAAATGATTCATAACGGGGGATGAAGACATGAAAGAAATTAAATT
Encoded proteins:
- a CDS encoding IS1634 family transposase, whose product is MYISKSKRPNGKYFISIAKGIRDPETKKSKKIQIKGFGTHDLDSKSGKKALVQAEAELKEMIRLDEASRGFENFEDFIVSMSKDKLSLKHKNIGYLPYLEIFNQLELQSFFSKMVKDSKLDYSFSDMMFYQVLGRLFNPSSKLEVATRKDDFLYDFNFVNNDNIYSSLDVFSGFNKHKSKALQDGIQVINDMEILLDTVDSEAKKILETNINNTSHELEELITSYDSNFEMNENKLFKHLNKHMEKIVPERNISLAFYDCTTYYFESFDEDGFRERGMSKDNKRNETQVVMGLLIDTNGIPISYRLFKGNKHELHTMKEVIDDILNNYTIKEIIIVADRGLNSRANLEMIRGKGLNYIVGSKGSAVPKDLKEKKFNSSWNITSKAEAKYKSGYITSKRKVSHNDETYDELIIKKYSDVYKEREMFKQDKMLERAKKNIKDFTINSTTKSKSKYYKAVDNPKEKINIEIDEEKIKQEQENFGYFYIVTNKVEMNPADIMVAYKSLYKIEESFRILKTNLKARPVYHFKERRIRSHFLICYLALVIQRVLEYKLEEKNVEISTHEIINGLEGFVIDEIDYKVDKLYMISDKLFKSKINQDIFKIEKNVLLSNEISNIIKKM
- a CDS encoding transposase gives rise to the protein MGKQNKHYDAEFKQDAVNYYYSSGKTGDQVAKELKI
- a CDS encoding IS3 family transposase; translated protein: MLKIIGVSTTGYYSFKKRKPSKQSIRKQEVKKEIVEIYNESKQIYGAPKITETLLSRGHTIAEKTVGNYMREEGIKAIWVTRYVRTTIAPDFDTKLKNILNREFNPTSPNTIWVTDYPDVGIRLILLTLKPLQALFI